Within Xanthomonas theicola, the genomic segment CGGCGGCGCGATCGGCGTCGGCGAGCGGCGGGATCGGCTCGCGCGGTAGCGCGGAGGAGGGCGCGACCTTGCAGGTGCATGCCGCGCTCGATGGCGTTGCAACTGGCGATGCTGCAGCGGGGTGATGCATCCCGGCGTGGTCCGGCATGGCGCCATCGGCCTGCGCTGCGGTTGGCGTGCGGTGCTCCATCGTGGCGGGGTGCATGCCCCTGTGCTGTATGTCTGCATGGTTCGGCATGGCGTGGTCGCCGTGCGCTGCGTGGTCCATGGACATGTGCTGCATGCCGCCGTCGCTCGCCGTCGCAGCGGCCGGAACAGTGTCGACGTGTGCGCCATGATCCATCGCTGCGTCATCGCCGCCGGCGACGGCAGGTGGCGATAGCGGGATATGCATACGTATCCCATCGTCGGCAGGCGGACACACGCATGCTGCAGGCGCAGGTCCAGATGCAGATGCAGGTACGGCGATGCCGGCATCGGCAGACGCATGCACATGCTGCGCACGTGCGGCGCCGTGGGCGAGCAGCAGCGCCAGGCCGACGGCCTGCGCGAGCGTGGAGAGCAGCGCGGCGTTCATGCGTCCACCCGCACTTCGCGCATCATGCCGCCGTCCATGTGGTACAGCAGGTGGCAGTGGTAGGCCCAGCGACCCAGCGCGTCGGCGCGCACGCGGTAGCTGCGGCGCGTGCCCGGCGGCATGTCCACGGTGTGCTTGCGCAGCTGGAACCGGCCGGCGGCATCCTCCACGTCGCTCCACATGCCGTGCAGGTGGATCGGGTGCTGCATCATCGTGTCGTTGACCAGCACGATGCGCAGGCGCTCGCCGTAGTTGAGCCGCAGCGGCTCGGCGCTGGCGAACGGGACGCCGTCGAAGGACCAGGCGAACTTCTCCATGTTGCCGGTCAGGTGCAACTCGATCTCGCGCCCGGGTTCGCGCCCGTCTGGGTCGTCGAACAGGCTGTGCAGGTCGGCATAGGTCAGCACCCGGCGGCCATTACCGCGCAGGCCGATGCCGGGATCGTCCAGCTTCGGCGCGGTGGCGCAGGATTGCATGTCCACCAGCGGATTGCCGCGTTCGCTGCGCGCATGCGTGGGCGCAGCGCCAGCGCCAGCGCCAGCGCCGGCATCGGCATCGGCATCGGCATCGGCATGCGCGCCGTGGTCCATCGCCGCGTGGTCCATGCCGGCCATGCCCATGCCGGCGCCGCAGCCGCCTTCCATGCCCTTCATCGCGCCGCCGCCGTGGTCCATACCGGCGTGCCCGCCCATGGCGTGGCCCATGTCCTGCATGCGCAGCAGCGGGCGCGGATCGTTGGCCGGCACCGGCGCCTGCAGCCCCTGGCGCACGGCCAGGGTGCCGCGCGCGTAGCCGGTGCGGCCCATGTCTTGGGCGAACACGGTGTAGGCGTCCTGGCCGCCGGGTTCGACCAGCACGTCGTAGGTCTCGGCCGCGGCGATGCGCAGTTCGTCCACGCTCACCGGGTGCACGTACTGGCCGTCGGCGGCGACCACGGTCATCTTCAGCCCGGGGATGCGCAGGTCGAAGTAGGTCATGCTGGAGGCATTGATCAGACGCAGCAGCAGCGTTTCGCCGCGACGGAACACGCCGGTCCAGTTGCCGCCGGGCGCGACCCCGTTGAGCAGGTAGGTGTAGGTGTTGGCGTTGACGTCGGACAGGTCGCTGGGCGTCATCCGCATGCGTCCCCACATGCCGCGGTCGGCGAGGGTGGCGCGCAATCCGTCCTCGCGCGCGTCGCGCAGGAAATCGCCGACCGTGCGCTGGTAGGTGTTGTCGTAGGACGGCATCTTCTTCAGCCGCCGGAACAGCGCCGCCGGGTCCAGGTCGGTCCAGTCCGACAGCAGCAGCACGTGTTCGCGGTCGTAGCGGTAGGGCGGCGGCTGCAGCGGATCGATCACGATGGCGCCGTACAGGCCGGCCTGTTCCTGGTGCAGCGAGTGGCTGTGGTACCAGTAGGTGCCGGACTGGCGCAGG encodes:
- a CDS encoding copper resistance system multicopper oxidase yields the protein MKPPSSGLPALPSRRRFVTGLALGAAAGLGGLSLRPAQAAALARDGAVPDQLHGSDFDLSIGSARVNFTGRERPAITVNGSVPAPILRWREGDSVEVRVANRLPGRTPTSVHWHGILLPANMDGVPGMSFDGIYPGESYRYRFTLRQSGTYWYHSHSLHQEQAGLYGAIVIDPLQPPPYRYDREHVLLLSDWTDLDPAALFRRLKKMPSYDNTYQRTVGDFLRDAREDGLRATLADRGMWGRMRMTPSDLSDVNANTYTYLLNGVAPGGNWTGVFRRGETLLLRLINASSMTYFDLRIPGLKMTVVAADGQYVHPVSVDELRIAAAETYDVLVEPGGQDAYTVFAQDMGRTGYARGTLAVRQGLQAPVPANDPRPLLRMQDMGHAMGGHAGMDHGGGAMKGMEGGCGAGMGMAGMDHAAMDHGAHADADADADAGAGAGAGAAPTHARSERGNPLVDMQSCATAPKLDDPGIGLRGNGRRVLTYADLHSLFDDPDGREPGREIELHLTGNMEKFAWSFDGVPFASAEPLRLNYGERLRIVLVNDTMMQHPIHLHGMWSDVEDAAGRFQLRKHTVDMPPGTRRSYRVRADALGRWAYHCHLLYHMDGGMMREVRVDA